From a region of the uncultured Methanobrevibacter sp. genome:
- a CDS encoding molybdopterin-binding protein gives MKLSARNQLNGKITNVEKGAVMSNVKIEISEPGVITAVITKESAEKLGLSEGDDVTAIIKSTEVIIGK, from the coding sequence ATGAAATTAAGTGCTAGAAATCAATTAAATGGAAAAATTACTAATGTTGAAAAAGGAGCTGTTATGTCTAATGTTAAAATTGAAATCAGTGAACCTGGTGTTATTACTGCTGTGATTACTAAAGAGTCTGCTGAGAAATTAGGTTTATCTGAAGGTGATGATGTAACTGCAATCATCAAATCTACTGAAGTTATTATAGGAAAATAA
- a CDS encoding nicotinamide-nucleotide adenylyltransferase: protein MDNIRGILIGRMQPVHNGHLQVIDKILEEVDEIIIGIGSAQLSHELKDPFTAGERIVMMSQALAEMNIDPKRYYIIPMEDINFNAIWPSHVKMMTPPFSIVYSGNPLVKQLFAEEGFEVRQPPLYDRLHLSGTEVRRRILKDENWQELVPKATADVLSEINGIERLKNLSEKEISEI, encoded by the coding sequence ATGGATAATATTCGAGGAATTTTAATTGGAAGAATGCAACCTGTCCATAACGGACATCTTCAAGTTATTGACAAGATTCTGGAAGAAGTGGATGAAATCATTATTGGAATCGGAAGCGCTCAATTAAGCCATGAACTTAAAGATCCCTTTACTGCAGGTGAAAGAATTGTCATGATGAGTCAGGCACTGGCCGAAATGAATATTGATCCGAAAAGATATTATATCATACCTATGGAAGATATCAATTTCAATGCAATCTGGCCATCCCATGTTAAAATGATGACTCCACCATTTTCAATTGTTTATTCTGGAAATCCTTTGGTAAAACAATTGTTTGCTGAAGAAGGATTTGAAGTCAGACAACCCCCACTCTATGACAGATTACACCTTTCAGGAACTGAGGTTAGGCGCAGAATTTTAAAAGATGAAAATTGGCAAGAGTTAGTTCCAAAAGCAACTGCCGATGTACTTTCAGAAATAAACGGCATTGAAAGGTTGAAAAACTTATCTGAAAAGGAAATCAGTGAGATATAA
- a CDS encoding DUF367 family protein yields the protein MKITVFHADECDRKKCTSIKMEKMGKCRLVYNINKIPSGAIVLNPYAEKAVSYEDYRYVQRRGIVGLDCSWNEVSSSKKFFSLSKYHRSLPFLIATNPVNYGKPCILSTVEAISATLYITRFKDEARELMDGFKWGHTFLELNHDLLEAYSEVDSSAEVVKIQNEFLSES from the coding sequence ATGAAAATTACAGTTTTTCATGCAGATGAATGCGACAGAAAAAAATGCACATCCATCAAAATGGAGAAAATGGGTAAATGCAGGTTGGTTTATAACATAAATAAAATACCTTCCGGAGCCATCGTATTGAATCCATATGCTGAAAAAGCTGTATCCTATGAAGACTATAGATATGTTCAAAGAAGAGGAATTGTGGGGCTTGACTGTTCATGGAACGAAGTTTCAAGCTCTAAAAAATTCTTTTCTCTTTCAAAATATCATCGGTCATTACCTTTTTTGATAGCAACCAATCCTGTTAATTATGGGAAACCATGCATTTTATCAACTGTTGAAGCTATTTCAGCTACACTGTACATTACTCGCTTTAAGGATGAAGCTCGTGAATTGATGGATGGTTTTAAATGGGGTCATACATTTTTGGAACTCAATCATGATTTGCTTGAAGCATATAGTGAAGTTGACAGCAGTGCTGAAGTTGTAAAAATTCAAAATGAATTCCTTTCGGAATCCTGA
- a CDS encoding molybdopterin-binding protein, translated as MQLSARNQLEGKITNVEKGAVMANIKIEIADPNVITAVITKESAEKLGLSEGDDVTAIIKSTEVIIGK; from the coding sequence ATGCAATTAAGTGCTAGAAATCAATTAGAAGGAAAAATTACTAATGTTGAAAAAGGAGCTGTTATGGCTAATATTAAAATTGAAATTGCTGATCCTAATGTTATTACTGCTGTGATTACTAAAGAGTCTGCTGAAAAATTAGGTTTATCTGAAGGTGATGATGTAACTGCAATCATCAAATCTACTGAAGTTATTATAGGAAAATAA
- a CDS encoding ferredoxin, with protein MSKIVKVYFSPSNTTKKVVEQIASNFDDGSETYDLLNFNGEKEFPQDTIAIVGMPVFAGRIPKSGRERLEKLKGNNTKAIAIANYGNAHVTDALLELIDLLKENNFDVIAAATTISHHSIFDGVALGRPDSADIEKIDEFSKKCIEKIKSGKSLESEIPGNRPYVDYKQLPFEISCDETICAFCYDCVSICPEKAIPDDDPISTNLDLCSRCTACISICGENARSFSGDAFEAKKPEFENANSERKEVEFYL; from the coding sequence ATGTCAAAAATTGTTAAAGTTTATTTTAGTCCATCCAATACAACTAAAAAAGTAGTCGAACAGATTGCAAGTAATTTTGATGATGGTAGTGAAACTTATGACTTGTTGAATTTCAATGGCGAAAAAGAATTTCCGCAAGATACCATTGCTATTGTAGGAATGCCCGTTTTTGCAGGCAGAATCCCAAAAAGCGGTCGTGAAAGATTAGAAAAATTAAAAGGGAATAACACTAAAGCAATTGCTATAGCAAACTACGGAAACGCTCATGTTACTGATGCATTACTTGAATTAATTGATTTGTTAAAAGAAAATAATTTTGATGTGATTGCAGCTGCAACAACCATCAGCCACCATTCCATTTTTGATGGAGTTGCATTGGGAAGACCTGACAGTGCCGACATTGAAAAAATCGATGAATTTTCAAAAAAATGCATTGAAAAAATAAAAAGCGGAAAAAGTCTTGAAAGTGAAATTCCAGGAAACAGGCCTTATGTCGATTACAAACAGCTGCCGTTTGAAATCAGCTGCGATGAAACAATCTGTGCATTCTGTTATGATTGCGTTTCAATTTGTCCTGAAAAGGCAATTCCAGATGATGATCCTATTTCAACAAATTTAGATCTTTGCAGCAGATGTACTGCATGCATCAGCATTTGTGGTGAAAATGCACGTTCATTTTCAGGAGATGCATTTGAAGCTAAAAAACCTGAATTTGAAAATGCAAACAGCGAAAGAAAAGAAGTTGAATTCTACTTATAG
- a CDS encoding HEAT repeat domain-containing protein codes for MGLFDRFKKNDKKERKAISKDDVEIEEDQLLLQKIATTNKDRYERAAAADQITNQYVALDMAKNVKDRAIRLIAANKLTDENLLWDAAENSKFFDVRSFAYERLGENNKSIAEIVINTKKNQHVDEIFEKVVDEETLKWIAIEADDKRYRNEAVSKIESREVLQDLIFKANDNDIKKAAINKDKFDDENVLEEIAISQKDEGVKTAAINKITDGEKLANIAKNEDNAKIRSLIFEKIDNPEILKDIVLNSDKSDVRLDLVPKLDDEELLTQIALNDPDKIVRSEAVKKISNEDDLLKIIKNDDDRFVRQIAVNNIKNPQILINIALNDDDQFVRNHAIKNPNLVDENDYLEIVINSTHEDVASEAMKHIHDEKSFIKILNEAKLENIRKDTLDNIDDLETLIKIVLANKDEEFSLKALNKINVESCLIKIYEQGISENISVRAVSKVRNQKFLTKIVKKEPQWRVREAAVKHIVSKKVLKEVSINDENEYVRNVAKKRMNL; via the coding sequence ATGGGACTTTTTGATAGATTTAAGAAAAATGATAAAAAAGAACGCAAAGCCATTTCAAAAGATGATGTGGAAATTGAAGAAGATCAACTGTTATTGCAAAAAATAGCCACAACAAACAAGGACAGGTACGAACGGGCGGCAGCTGCAGATCAAATAACTAATCAGTATGTTGCATTGGACATGGCTAAAAATGTAAAGGATAGGGCAATCAGATTAATTGCAGCAAATAAGCTCACAGATGAAAATTTACTGTGGGATGCTGCTGAAAACTCAAAATTCTTTGACGTAAGGAGTTTTGCATACGAAAGACTGGGCGAAAACAACAAGTCAATTGCCGAAATTGTAATAAATACAAAGAAAAATCAACATGTGGATGAAATATTTGAAAAGGTCGTTGATGAGGAAACCCTTAAATGGATTGCTATTGAAGCTGACGACAAACGATATAGGAATGAAGCAGTAAGTAAAATAGAGTCCCGAGAAGTTCTGCAGGATTTGATCTTTAAGGCTAATGATAATGATATTAAAAAAGCAGCAATCAATAAAGATAAATTTGATGATGAAAATGTCCTTGAAGAAATTGCAATTTCTCAAAAAGATGAAGGTGTCAAAACTGCAGCAATTAACAAAATCACTGACGGTGAAAAATTAGCAAATATAGCTAAAAATGAAGACAATGCAAAAATCCGTTCACTTATTTTTGAAAAGATAGATAATCCCGAAATATTAAAGGACATAGTTTTAAACTCCGACAAATCTGATGTACGTCTGGATTTGGTTCCAAAATTGGATGATGAAGAATTGCTTACACAAATAGCCTTAAATGATCCTGATAAAATTGTCAGAAGCGAAGCTGTTAAGAAAATTAGTAATGAAGATGATTTGTTGAAGATTATTAAAAATGATGATGACAGGTTCGTTCGCCAAATTGCAGTAAACAATATTAAAAATCCTCAAATATTAATAAACATAGCATTAAACGACGATGACCAATTTGTAAGAAATCATGCAATTAAAAATCCAAATTTAGTTGATGAAAACGATTATTTGGAAATAGTAATCAATTCGACTCATGAAGATGTGGCCAGTGAAGCCATGAAACACATTCATGATGAAAAATCATTTATTAAAATCCTGAACGAAGCAAAATTGGAAAATATCAGAAAGGACACATTGGATAATATTGATGATTTGGAAACATTGATAAAAATTGTTTTAGCCAATAAAGATGAGGAATTTTCACTTAAGGCCTTAAATAAAATCAATGTTGAAAGCTGTCTGATAAAGATATATGAACAGGGGATTTCTGAAAACATCTCAGTCAGAGCAGTTTCCAAAGTCAGAAACCAGAAATTTTTAACAAAAATAGTTAAAAAGGAGCCTCAATGGAGAGTTCGTGAAGCCGCTGTAAAACATATTGTAAGTAAAAAGGTTTTAAAAGAAGTTTCAATCAATGATGAAAACGAATATGTAAGAAATGTGGCAAAAAAGAGGATGAATCTATAA
- a CDS encoding toll/interleukin-1 receptor domain-containing protein: MAHDVFISYSTKNTEYADAVCKKLEDNGIECWIAPRNIKTGTNYAKEIMDGLKLSKLVVLIFSKDAQESEYVNNEIDTAFSKNGQPIVALKVDDSFPEKQMEFFLKNSQWLDASPTALKKENKTLDSCYDQLVGDVQRILDGKTPVSDSGGVGNIVIPGKEKGFFDKYKWPIVIAVILLIAVGGFLAYSNMNGQSGNGSNETGMSIGYIGLEKYGDAYTYFVFGDIAEGFSNSSSDVIHIDYYDNSGKVVKSSNTKIGDVDGNILGSVDVNKKDIVKVSAQLQNKDKKVLYSVESDNIIEQ, translated from the coding sequence ATGGCGCATGATGTTTTTATTAGTTATTCAACAAAAAATACAGAATATGCAGATGCGGTCTGTAAAAAACTAGAAGATAATGGTATTGAATGTTGGATTGCACCGAGGAATATTAAAACTGGTACCAATTATGCCAAAGAGATTATGGACGGTTTGAAATTATCCAAACTGGTTGTTTTGATTTTTTCTAAAGACGCGCAGGAATCTGAATATGTCAACAATGAAATCGATACTGCTTTTTCGAAAAACGGTCAACCTATTGTTGCATTGAAAGTTGATGATTCATTTCCTGAAAAACAAATGGAATTCTTTTTGAAAAATTCCCAATGGTTGGATGCATCTCCTACTGCACTTAAAAAAGAAAACAAAACACTTGACAGTTGTTATGACCAATTAGTTGGTGATGTTCAACGCATATTGGATGGAAAAACTCCAGTTTCAGATTCTGGCGGTGTTGGAAACATTGTTATACCTGGCAAGGAAAAAGGATTTTTTGATAAATATAAATGGCCTATTGTAATTGCGGTTATTCTTTTGATTGCTGTTGGAGGGTTTTTGGCTTATAGTAATATGAACGGTCAATCAGGCAACGGGTCAAATGAAACTGGAATGTCTATAGGGTATATTGGTTTGGAAAAATATGGTGATGCCTACACTTATTTTGTATTTGGAGATATTGCTGAAGGATTCAGCAACTCATCTAGTGATGTGATTCATATTGATTATTATGACAATTCTGGAAAAGTTGTCAAAAGCAGCAATACTAAAATTGGTGATGTTGACGGTAATATTTTAGGTTCTGTTGACGTAAACAAAAAGGATATAGTTAAAGTTTCAGCACAATTGCAGAATAAGGACAAAAAGGTATTGTATAGTGTAGAAAGTGATAATATTATAGAACAGTAG
- a CDS encoding TIGR00645 family protein yields the protein MSLKDNRHWLEDKAEKLLFASRWILSPMYIILILVLFLILWKFIGDVIHFIQIMNTLTDDEWIVHVLELLDLTLVANLVVIVAFSGYENFISKIDVAEKHRDRPSWMGRLDFSGLKLKIIGSVVAISLIELLQDFLNATTTVDPNVEFWRIALHLTFVLTGLVFAGMEILAEKRHEMKNKDHLAEMKNKF from the coding sequence ATTTCACTGAAAGACAACAGACACTGGCTAGAAGACAAAGCTGAAAAACTGCTGTTTGCAAGCAGATGGATTTTATCCCCAATGTATATAATATTAATTTTAGTACTGTTTTTAATATTATGGAAATTCATAGGGGACGTAATCCACTTTATCCAGATAATGAACACATTGACTGATGACGAATGGATTGTTCATGTTTTAGAATTGCTGGACTTGACTCTGGTCGCAAATTTAGTGGTCATTGTAGCATTTTCAGGCTATGAAAATTTCATATCAAAGATAGATGTTGCAGAAAAGCACAGAGACCGCCCTTCATGGATGGGACGTTTGGATTTTTCAGGTCTTAAACTTAAGATTATCGGTTCCGTAGTGGCAATATCCCTAATTGAATTGCTTCAGGACTTTTTAAATGCAACAACAACAGTCGATCCAAATGTTGAATTCTGGAGAATAGCGCTTCATTTGACATTTGTTTTAACCGGTTTGGTATTTGCAGGAATGGAAATATTAGCCGAAAAAAGACATGAAATGAAAAACAAAGACCATCTGGCTGAAATGAAAAACAAGTTTTAA
- a CDS encoding M42 family metallopeptidase: protein MELMRELSLAPGVSGSEEEIANIITRELKDVADKIETDSMGNLIATKKGEKKAPSIMLAAHMDEIGLMVRYIDDNGFIKFSNIGGINDQMLMNQTVTVHSSVGEPIVGVIGSKPPHVTKPEERNKVVKSDDMFIDIGAKDKEDAEKMVRIGDKMTFNALFEEYPNNLIMGKALDNRVGCYVMMEVLKRVETRATVYGVGTVQEEVGLKGAKTSAFRLNPDLAIALDVTLSGDHPGIKPEEAPVVMGKGPAIILADASGRGILTQQSIKGMLIEAGDDNDIPYQLEVSDGGTTDGTAIHLTREGIPTGVLSVPTRYIHTPVSVCSMDDIESTIQLITEAINKL, encoded by the coding sequence ATGGAATTAATGAGAGAGCTTTCTTTAGCACCTGGTGTATCAGGTTCTGAAGAGGAAATAGCTAATATAATTACACGTGAATTAAAAGATGTTGCTGATAAAATCGAAACTGACAGTATGGGAAACTTAATTGCCACTAAAAAAGGTGAAAAAAAGGCTCCTAGTATTATGTTAGCAGCACACATGGACGAAATTGGTCTAATGGTAAGATATATTGATGATAACGGATTTATTAAATTTTCAAATATTGGTGGAATAAACGATCAAATGCTAATGAACCAAACCGTAACAGTTCATTCATCAGTTGGCGAACCGATTGTCGGAGTAATTGGATCCAAACCACCTCACGTTACCAAACCTGAAGAAAGAAACAAAGTTGTTAAATCTGACGACATGTTTATTGATATTGGTGCTAAAGATAAGGAAGATGCAGAAAAAATGGTCAGAATAGGAGATAAAATGACCTTCAACGCATTATTCGAAGAGTATCCAAACAACTTAATCATGGGTAAGGCATTAGATAACCGTGTAGGATGTTATGTAATGATGGAAGTTTTAAAAAGGGTTGAAACCAGAGCTACTGTTTATGGTGTTGGAACCGTACAGGAAGAAGTAGGTCTTAAAGGAGCTAAAACTTCTGCATTTAGATTAAACCCTGATTTGGCTATTGCACTTGATGTTACATTATCAGGTGACCACCCTGGAATCAAACCTGAAGAGGCACCTGTAGTGATGGGTAAAGGTCCGGCTATTATTTTAGCAGATGCAAGCGGAAGGGGAATTTTAACCCAACAATCAATTAAGGGCATGTTAATCGAAGCTGGGGATGATAATGATATTCCATATCAACTTGAAGTGAGTGATGGTGGAACTACTGATGGAACTGCAATTCACTTAACTCGTGAAGGAATTCCTACTGGTGTTTTATCTGTTCCTACTCGTTATATCCACACTCCAGTAAGTGTATGTAGTATGGATGATATTGAATCAACTATTCAATTGATTACTGAAGCTATAAATAAATTATAG
- a CDS encoding MFS transporter, translating into MNETIREHSWIPLILVACASFIITLDSTFMNVSISQVVADLNTNVSTIQMTMAFYTLITAAFMLLSTKLQDIVGKKRLFLIGAVLYGIGTFIAAISQSDTMLFIGWAVIEGLAGALMTPATVSIISGTYSGERRTFALAIESVMAALSAAVGPLFGGIMTTFLSWRYGFASELLIVIIILAMRNKIPDFEPTESKRDLDITGAIISFIGLILFVLGILMLSEDATTSIVVIILGVIALAVFALFEIKRKRKGEVPLLDMDLFKDKNLRVGSIIILLSYIVMGGGLFVVSLFMQTVLNLNAFNTGLTTLPLTVGLLIFAAIAPSLTEKLNHKSLMAIGSIIAIIGCVILSYQFKINTTMLNLMPGMFILGSGIGFIMALSTDIALINIPDENQNNASGITTTGQTLGESMGTAIIGVILILGVMGGIANGVDTYAPEYSGNEQVHQDIFDYFKKVGNVDEIKSENSTVINIADTVIQDSMAFVMLVTAALMAIVFVLTFRLKDKKIKK; encoded by the coding sequence ATGAATGAAACTATTAGGGAGCACTCTTGGATTCCATTGATATTAGTGGCCTGTGCTTCATTTATTATAACATTGGATTCTACATTCATGAACGTTAGTATTTCCCAGGTTGTTGCTGATTTGAATACTAATGTGAGTACCATCCAAATGACCATGGCATTTTATACCCTCATAACTGCAGCATTCATGCTGTTAAGTACCAAACTTCAAGATATAGTTGGTAAAAAGAGACTGTTTTTAATCGGTGCTGTACTTTATGGTATCGGTACATTCATTGCAGCAATAAGTCAAAGTGATACAATGTTATTTATCGGATGGGCAGTGATAGAAGGTCTTGCAGGGGCATTAATGACACCTGCAACCGTTTCCATAATAAGTGGAACATATTCCGGAGAAAGACGCACATTTGCTTTGGCAATTGAGAGTGTAATGGCCGCACTTTCAGCCGCTGTCGGCCCACTTTTCGGAGGAATAATGACAACATTTCTCAGTTGGAGATATGGGTTTGCAAGTGAACTACTAATCGTTATCATTATTTTAGCAATGCGAAATAAAATACCTGATTTCGAACCTACAGAATCCAAAAGAGATTTGGATATTACCGGCGCCATAATTTCATTTATAGGCCTTATTTTATTTGTTCTTGGTATTTTGATGTTGAGTGAGGATGCCACCACCAGCATAGTTGTAATTATTTTAGGCGTAATTGCCTTAGCAGTATTTGCATTGTTTGAAATCAAAAGAAAAAGAAAAGGTGAAGTACCATTACTTGATATGGACCTATTTAAAGACAAAAATTTACGCGTTGGCTCAATCATTATATTATTGAGTTATATTGTAATGGGAGGAGGATTATTTGTAGTTTCCCTGTTTATGCAAACTGTATTAAATTTAAATGCATTCAATACCGGTTTGACCACACTTCCTTTGACTGTAGGTTTGCTTATTTTTGCAGCGATAGCTCCAAGTTTAACTGAAAAATTGAATCACAAGTCACTTATGGCAATTGGAAGCATAATAGCAATCATCGGATGTGTGATTTTAAGTTATCAATTTAAAATAAATACAACAATGCTGAATTTAATGCCTGGAATGTTCATATTGGGATCTGGAATTGGTTTCATAATGGCTTTAAGTACTGATATTGCATTAATCAATATTCCGGATGAAAATCAAAATAACGCATCAGGCATTACTACAACCGGTCAGACATTAGGTGAATCAATGGGTACGGCAATTATCGGAGTAATTCTAATTCTCGGAGTAATGGGAGGCATTGCTAATGGAGTCGATACCTACGCACCGGAATATTCAGGAAATGAACAAGTACATCAAGACATCTTTGATTACTTCAAAAAAGTAGGAAATGTAGATGAAATTAAATCAGAGAACAGTACTGTCATTAATATTGCAGATACTGTTATTCAAGATTCAATGGCATTCGTAATGCTGGTAACGGCTGCCCTGATGGCTATTGTTTTTGTCCTGACGTTCAGGTTAAAGGATAAAAAAATTAAAAAATGA
- a CDS encoding molybdenum cofactor biosynthesis protein MoaE, producing MVVRVIEAKEDKVTTADLIDELKKSSKIDYSGAIFTFEGIVRGKEENMNLKKLILTTPDKEKTKSEIEKIVDNAKIKYNVHEISVVHYIGEFYTGDMLFLVAVLGAHRGETLDALKEVIETVKYEVEFKKEEISEEGTKTILAGG from the coding sequence ATGGTTGTACGTGTAATCGAAGCAAAAGAAGACAAAGTAACAACAGCAGATTTAATAGACGAATTGAAAAAAAGTAGCAAAATAGATTATTCCGGTGCAATTTTCACATTTGAAGGAATTGTACGTGGAAAAGAAGAGAACATGAACTTAAAAAAGCTTATTCTAACAACACCTGATAAAGAAAAAACAAAATCAGAAATTGAAAAGATTGTAGATAATGCTAAAATTAAATATAATGTTCACGAAATTTCAGTCGTTCACTACATTGGTGAATTCTATACTGGAGACATGTTATTCCTTGTTGCGGTTTTAGGTGCACACAGGGGAGAAACCCTTGATGCATTAAAAGAAGTTATTGAAACCGTAAAATATGAAGTTGAATTTAAAAAAGAGGAAATTTCCGAAGAAGGAACTAAAACAATCCTCGCAGGAGGTTAA
- a CDS encoding ribonuclease H-like domain-containing protein, whose amino-acid sequence MYNEEQENYYQRMLSNSISSMYPSEEAKKRARRKSPLYFDDLKEKLLVKYGGKKVTDIKNSEIISTDYGETLKITTKEKINFNIVDNDFKNQMNHNLKLLPKIGIKKEQNLKNQGYDTIESLKKHDTYCNVASKFLDSIEDMSFQDVMNLLDRNKYSRKCRDNLIKCVSLTDCENFKFMDIETKGLSNVPVILIGVAEIKNDNIITSQYFLRDYGEEPVILEAYLSHLDEDSVHVTFNGKSFDVPFINNRCIYNRINANLDLAHIDLMYFAKNLWKDELPNCKLQTIEREFFGIEREDDVPGQYIPGYYDTYLSKNNIGPIVPIIEHNRQDIVSLASFLEKMYKDVN is encoded by the coding sequence ATGTATAATGAGGAACAAGAAAATTATTATCAAAGAATGTTATCTAACTCCATTTCTTCAATGTATCCGTCAGAAGAAGCTAAAAAAAGAGCTAGAAGAAAATCCCCACTTTATTTTGATGATTTAAAAGAAAAATTATTAGTAAAATATGGTGGAAAAAAAGTAACTGATATTAAAAATTCAGAAATAATTTCCACAGATTATGGGGAGACTTTGAAGATAACAACAAAAGAAAAGATTAATTTCAATATTGTTGATAATGATTTTAAAAATCAGATGAACCATAATCTGAAATTGCTTCCAAAAATTGGCATTAAAAAAGAACAAAACCTCAAAAATCAAGGTTATGACACAATAGAATCACTTAAAAAACATGATACATACTGTAATGTAGCATCTAAATTTTTGGATAGCATCGAAGATATGTCATTCCAGGATGTGATGAATTTGCTTGACCGCAATAAGTACTCCCGTAAATGCAGAGATAATCTGATAAAATGCGTCAGTCTTACAGATTGCGAGAACTTCAAATTCATGGACATAGAAACAAAAGGTCTTTCAAATGTGCCTGTAATCCTAATAGGGGTTGCTGAAATAAAAAATGATAACATTATAACTTCACAATATTTTTTAAGAGATTATGGCGAGGAACCTGTAATTCTGGAAGCTTATCTGTCACATTTGGATGAAGATTCTGTTCATGTGACTTTCAATGGAAAAAGTTTTGATGTACCATTTATTAATAATAGATGCATATATAATAGAATTAATGCCAACCTTGATTTGGCTCATATAGATTTGATGTATTTTGCAAAAAATTTATGGAAAGATGAATTGCCAAATTGCAAACTTCAAACAATTGAAAGGGAGTTTTTTGGCATTGAACGGGAAGACGATGTTCCTGGCCAATATATTCCAGGATATTATGATACTTATTTATCCAAAAACAATATTGGTCCTATTGTGCCCATTATAGAACACAACAGGCAGGATATTGTTTCACTAGCATCTTTTTTGGAGAAAATGTATAAGGATGTAAATTAA
- a CDS encoding 4-phosphopantoate--beta-alanine ligase has translation MIPKSHPRYESLLLRDKIVKASQKGYLADSGMIAHGRGEAFDYLIGEKTTYPAKRAMYVAVAALLLSNNPVISVNGNASALACDELIELAQSIDAKIEINLFYRTDERIRLLTKLYKDHGYNDILGTLDDDIEYIDDIKNNRASASKTGIYSSDTVLVPLEDGDRAEILKKSGKNIITIDLNPLSRTSKMSDVSIMDNIVRAIPYMTKIAEDLKTQDKQVLINIVNEFDNEENLKESLQQIKIKE, from the coding sequence ATGATACCAAAATCTCACCCCCGTTATGAGTCATTGCTTTTAAGAGACAAAATAGTTAAAGCTTCACAGAAAGGCTACCTTGCAGATTCTGGAATGATTGCACATGGAAGAGGAGAAGCTTTTGATTATTTGATTGGAGAAAAAACTACATACCCTGCAAAAAGGGCAATGTATGTTGCCGTAGCTGCCCTACTTTTATCAAATAATCCTGTTATTTCCGTCAATGGTAATGCATCTGCTCTTGCCTGTGATGAACTAATTGAATTGGCGCAAAGCATTGATGCTAAAATTGAAATTAACTTATTTTACAGAACTGATGAACGTATAAGATTATTGACAAAACTATACAAGGACCATGGATATAATGATATTTTAGGCACCTTAGATGATGATATCGAATATATTGATGATATCAAAAACAATAGGGCTTCAGCAAGCAAGACAGGAATATATTCATCAGACACCGTTTTGGTTCCTCTTGAAGATGGTGACAGAGCAGAAATACTAAAAAAATCAGGTAAGAATATCATTACAATCGATTTAAATCCACTTTCAAGAACATCAAAGATGTCAGACGTGTCAATTATGGACAATATCGTTAGGGCTATACCATATATGACAAAAATTGCTGAAGACTTAAAAACTCAGGATAAACAAGTCCTGATAAACATAGTTAATGAATTTGACAATGAAGAAAACCTTAAAGAATCATTACAACAAATAAAAATTAAAGAGTGA
- the tsaA gene encoding tRNA (N6-threonylcarbamoyladenosine(37)-N6)-methyltransferase TrmO, whose product MNIEMESIGTIHTEFSEIEGMPIQPTGAKGIKGTIEIKDKYADGLKDLEDFSHIHLIYLLHKVEGYMLEVKPFMDNDTHGVFATRSPKRPNRIGMSVVKVNAVEGNTIHVENVDILDGTPLLDIKPYVPQLYEDTIDELKIGWFETKHKKAKSQKSDDRFK is encoded by the coding sequence ATGAATATCGAAATGGAATCAATCGGTACAATCCATACCGAATTTAGTGAAATTGAAGGAATGCCCATTCAACCTACTGGGGCAAAAGGAATAAAAGGAACAATAGAAATTAAAGACAAATATGCTGATGGTCTAAAAGACCTTGAAGATTTTTCACACATCCATTTGATTTACCTGCTTCATAAAGTAGAAGGTTACATGCTTGAAGTAAAACCGTTTATGGATAATGATACACATGGAGTATTCGCTACAAGATCTCCCAAAAGGCCAAATCGTATTGGAATGAGTGTTGTTAAAGTCAATGCAGTTGAAGGAAACACGATACATGTTGAAAATGTTGACATTTTGGATGGAACACCACTGCTTGACATCAAACCCTATGTACCCCAATTATATGAAGACACTATTGATGAGCTAAAGATAGGCTGGTTTGAAACCAAACACAAAAAAGCAAAATCACAAAAATCAGACGACAGATTTAAATAA